A stretch of Bos indicus x Bos taurus breed Angus x Brahman F1 hybrid chromosome 17, Bos_hybrid_MaternalHap_v2.0, whole genome shotgun sequence DNA encodes these proteins:
- the OSBP2 gene encoding oxysterol-binding protein 2 isoform X4: MEDAASFITVTTEPSEDGKAEAGTAGSVEWTADNVLDGASPVPQGPPKVKRRVRIPDKPNYSLNLWSIMKNCIGRELSKIPMPVNFNEPLSMLQRLTEDLEYHRLLDAAARCGSTVEQMCLVAAFSVSSYSTTVHRIAKPFNPMLGETFELDRLDDMGLRSLCEQVSHHPPSAAHYVFSKHGWSLWQEITIASKFRGKYLSIMPLGAIHLEFQASGNHYVWRKSTSTVHNIIVGKLWIDQTGDVEIVNHKTKDRCQLKFLPYSYFSKEVARKVTGVVSDSQGKAHYVLSGSWDEQMECAKIVQSSPSSPSSDGKQKTVYQTLPAKLLWKKHPLPDNAENMYYFSELALTLNENEEGVAPTDSRLRPDQRLMEKGHWDEANTEKQRLEEKQRANRRRRLEACSRGCGVDEEKEAEVYVPLWFEKKLDPLTGEMACVYKGGYWEAKERQDWHMCPNIF; the protein is encoded by the exons ATGGAAGACGCCGCGTCCTTCATCACCGTGACCACTGAGCCCAGCGAGGACGG AAAAGCTGAGGCAGGGACTGCAGGCTCCGTGGAATGGACCGCAGACAAT GTGCTGGATGGCGCCTCGCCTGTGCCCCAGGGGCCCCCCAAAGTCAAGAGGCGTGTCCGCATCCCTGACAAGCCCAACTACAGCCTTAATCTCTGGAGCATCATGAAGAACTGCATCGGCCGGGAGCTCTCCAAAATCCCCATGCCG GTGAACTTCAACGAGCCCCTGTCCATGCTCCAGCGGCTGACGGAGGACCTGGAGTACCACCGCCTGCTGGACGCGGCGGCGCGCTGCGGCAGCACAGTGGAGCAGATGTGCCTGGTGGCCGCCTTCTCCGTGTCTTCCTACTCCACCACCGTGCACCGCATCGCCAAGCCCTTCAACCCCATGCTGGGCGAGACCTTCGAGCTGGACCGTCTCGATGACATGGGCCTGCGCTCCCTCTGCGAGCAG GTGAGTCACCACCCACCGTCCGCCGCGCACTACGTGTTTTCCAAGCATGGCTGGAGCCTCTGGCAGGAGATCACCATCGCCAGCAAGTTCCGGGGGAAATACCTCTCCATCATGCCGCTAG GTGCTATCCACTTAGAATTCCAGGCCAGTGGGAATCACTACGTATGGAGGAAAAGCACCTCGACTGTGCATAACATCATTGTGGGCAAGCTCTGGATTGACCAG ACAGGGGACGTTGAGATCGTGAACCATAAGACAAAGGACCGGTGCCAGCTGAAGTTCCTGCCCTACagctatttctccaaagaggTGGCCCGGAAG GTGACTGGAGTGGTGAGTGACAGCCAGGGCAAGGCCCACTACGTGCTGTCCGGCTCCTGGGACGAGCAGATGGAGTGCGCCAAGATTGTGCAAAGCAGCCCCAGCAGCCCCAGCTCAGATGGGAAGCAGAAAACGGTCTACCAGACGCTGCCGGCCAAGCTGCTGTGGAAGAAGCACCCGCTGCC GGACAACGCGGAGAACATGTACTACTTCTCCGAACTGGCCCTGACCCTCAATGAGAACGAGGAGGGCGTGGCGCCCACAGACAGCCGGCTGCGGCCGGACCAGCGGCTCATGGAGAAGGGCCACTGGGACGAGGCCAACACGGAGAAGCAGCGGCTGGAGGAGAAGCAGCGCGCCAACCGGCGCCGGCGGCTGGAGGCCTGCTCCCGGGGCTGCGGGGTGGATGAAG AGAAGGAGGCCGAAGTGTATGTGCCACTGTGGTTCGAGAAGAAGCTGGATCCGCTCACCGGGGAAATGGCCTGCGTGTACAAGGGGGGCTACTGGGAGGCCAAGGAGAGGCAGGACTGGCACATGTGCCCCAACATCTTCTGA
- the OSBP2 gene encoding oxysterol-binding protein 2 isoform X3, with product MINACRDFLELAETHSRKWQRALQYEQEQRVHLEETIEQLAKQHNSLERAFRSAPGRAANPSKSFSEGSLFTSKAEDSEDDEDTEYFDAMEDAASFITVTTEPSEDGKAEAGTAGSVEWTADNVLDGASPVPQGPPKVKRRVRIPDKPNYSLNLWSIMKNCIGRELSKIPMPVNFNEPLSMLQRLTEDLEYHRLLDAAARCGSTVEQMCLVAAFSVSSYSTTVHRIAKPFNPMLGETFELDRLDDMGLRSLCEQVSHHPPSAAHYVFSKHGWSLWQEITIASKFRGKYLSIMPLGAIHLEFQASGNHYVWRKSTSTVHNIIVGKLWIDQTGDVEIVNHKTKDRCQLKFLPYSYFSKEVARKVTGVVSDSQGKAHYVLSGSWDEQMECAKIVQSSPSSPSSDGKQKTVYQTLPAKLLWKKHPLPDNAENMYYFSELALTLNENEEGVAPTDSRLRPDQRLMEKGHWDEANTEKQRLEEKQRANRRRRLEACSRGCGVDEEKEAEVYVPLWFEKKLDPLTGEMACVYKGGYWEAKERQDWHMCPNIF from the exons gctTGCAGGGACTTCCTGGAACTAGCGGAGACGCACAGCCGGAAATGGCAGCGAGCCCTGCAGTATGAGCAGGAGCAGCGCGTCCACCTAGAGGAGACCATCGAGCAACTGGCCAAGCAGCACAACAGCCTCGAGCGCGCCTTCCGCAGCGCCCCGGGCCGGGCCGCCAACCCCAGCAAGAGCTTCAGCGAGG GAAGCCTCTTCACCAGCAAAGCCGAGGACAGTGAGGACGATGAGGACACAGAGTACTTCGACGCCATGGAAGACGCCGCGTCCTTCATCACCGTGACCACTGAGCCCAGCGAGGACGG AAAAGCTGAGGCAGGGACTGCAGGCTCCGTGGAATGGACCGCAGACAAT GTGCTGGATGGCGCCTCGCCTGTGCCCCAGGGGCCCCCCAAAGTCAAGAGGCGTGTCCGCATCCCTGACAAGCCCAACTACAGCCTTAATCTCTGGAGCATCATGAAGAACTGCATCGGCCGGGAGCTCTCCAAAATCCCCATGCCG GTGAACTTCAACGAGCCCCTGTCCATGCTCCAGCGGCTGACGGAGGACCTGGAGTACCACCGCCTGCTGGACGCGGCGGCGCGCTGCGGCAGCACAGTGGAGCAGATGTGCCTGGTGGCCGCCTTCTCCGTGTCTTCCTACTCCACCACCGTGCACCGCATCGCCAAGCCCTTCAACCCCATGCTGGGCGAGACCTTCGAGCTGGACCGTCTCGATGACATGGGCCTGCGCTCCCTCTGCGAGCAG GTGAGTCACCACCCACCGTCCGCCGCGCACTACGTGTTTTCCAAGCATGGCTGGAGCCTCTGGCAGGAGATCACCATCGCCAGCAAGTTCCGGGGGAAATACCTCTCCATCATGCCGCTAG GTGCTATCCACTTAGAATTCCAGGCCAGTGGGAATCACTACGTATGGAGGAAAAGCACCTCGACTGTGCATAACATCATTGTGGGCAAGCTCTGGATTGACCAG ACAGGGGACGTTGAGATCGTGAACCATAAGACAAAGGACCGGTGCCAGCTGAAGTTCCTGCCCTACagctatttctccaaagaggTGGCCCGGAAG GTGACTGGAGTGGTGAGTGACAGCCAGGGCAAGGCCCACTACGTGCTGTCCGGCTCCTGGGACGAGCAGATGGAGTGCGCCAAGATTGTGCAAAGCAGCCCCAGCAGCCCCAGCTCAGATGGGAAGCAGAAAACGGTCTACCAGACGCTGCCGGCCAAGCTGCTGTGGAAGAAGCACCCGCTGCC GGACAACGCGGAGAACATGTACTACTTCTCCGAACTGGCCCTGACCCTCAATGAGAACGAGGAGGGCGTGGCGCCCACAGACAGCCGGCTGCGGCCGGACCAGCGGCTCATGGAGAAGGGCCACTGGGACGAGGCCAACACGGAGAAGCAGCGGCTGGAGGAGAAGCAGCGCGCCAACCGGCGCCGGCGGCTGGAGGCCTGCTCCCGGGGCTGCGGGGTGGATGAAG AGAAGGAGGCCGAAGTGTATGTGCCACTGTGGTTCGAGAAGAAGCTGGATCCGCTCACCGGGGAAATGGCCTGCGTGTACAAGGGGGGCTACTGGGAGGCCAAGGAGAGGCAGGACTGGCACATGTGCCCCAACATCTTCTGA